In a single window of the Cuculus canorus isolate bCucCan1 chromosome 25, bCucCan1.pri, whole genome shotgun sequence genome:
- the GIP gene encoding gastric inhibitory polypeptide: protein MMFLKVLSLLFASLGFVLMEENVSSVSLRASSARPVQRRYSEATLASDYSRTMDTMLKKNFVEWLLARREKKSDNILEPSKREAEPQGPAASGQRWDLGSPEAGELFTWFLKAKKNQSLASSDVWEGLKDVLNPEFLTWLMSTDLCRPTAA, encoded by the exons ATGATGTTTCTCAAAgttctctctctgctcttcGCTTCTCTGGGCTTTGTTTTGATGGAAGAGAACGTCTCGAG TGTGAGCTTAAGGGCTTCCAGCGCCAGACCTGTGCAGCGACGCTACTCCGAGGCCACGCTGGCGAGCGACTACAGCCGCACGATGGACACCATGCTGAAGAAGAACTTTGTGGAGTGGTTGCTAGCCAGGCGGGAGAAGAAAAGCGA CAACATCCTCGAGCCCTCCAAGAGGGAAGCTGAGCCCCAGGGCCCAGCTGCGAGCGGCCAGAGGTGGGACCTGGGCAGTCCGGAGGCAGGAGAGCTCTTCACATGGTTCCTCAAAGCCAAGAAAAACCAGAG TTTGGCTTCTTCGGATGTTTGGGAAGGTTTGAAGGATGTTTTGAACCCGGAGTTTCTGACATGGCTGATGTCAACTGATCTCTGCAGACCAAC AGCTGCGTAA
- the SNF8 gene encoding vacuolar-sorting protein SNF8, whose translation MHRRGVGAGAIAKRKLAEAKYKERGTVLAEDQLAQMSKQLDMFKTNLEEFASKHKQEIRKNPEFRVQFQDMCATIGVDPLASGKGFWSEMLGVGDFYYELGVQIVEVCLALKHRNGGLITLEELHQQVLKGRGKFAQDVSQDDLLRAIKKLKVLGSGFGIIPVGGTYLIQSVPAELNMDHTVVLQLAEKNGYVTVGEIKSSLKWETERAKQVLEHLLKEGMAWLDTQAAGEPQYWLPALFTELYSQEVTPEEAKEAIP comes from the exons ATGCACCGGCGCGGGGTGGGCGCGGGTGCCATCGCCAAGAGGAAACTCGCGGAG gCAAAGTACAAGGAGCGAGGGACGGTCCTGGCCGAAGACCAGCTGGCCCAG ATGTCCAAGCAGCTGGACATGTTTAAGACCAACTTAGAAGAGTTTGCCAGCAAACACAAGCAGGAGATCCGCAAAAATCCTGAGTTCCGAGTCCAGTTCCAGGATATGTGTGCCACAATCGGAGTGGATCCTTTGGCAT CCGGTAAAGGATTCTGGTCAGAGATGCTGGGAGTTGGAGACTTTTACTATGAGCTGGGTGTGCAGATTGTGGAAGTTTGCCTGGCTCTGAAACACAGGAATGGAG GTCTGATAACGCTGGAGGAACTTCACCAGCAGGTGCTGAAAGGAAGGGGGAAGTTTGCTCAGGATGTCAGCCA GGATGATCTCCTCCGTGCAATCAAGAAACTGAAGGTCTTGGGGAGTGGCTTTGGGATTATCCCTGTTGGTGGAACATATCTGATCCAGTCTGTACCAGCCGAACTGAACATGGATCACACAGTCgtcctgcagctggcagag aaaaatggcTACGTGACAGTCGGTGAGATCAAGTCCAGTCTGAAGTGGGAGACGGAACGCGCAAAGCAGGTGCTG GAACACTTGCTGAAGGAGGGAATGGCCTGGCTGGACACGCAGGCAGCAGGAGAACCTCAGTACTGGCTGCCTGCTCTCTTTACCGAGCTGTACTCCCAGGAAGTCACTCCGGAGGAAGCCAAGGAGGCGATACCCTGA
- the UBE2Z gene encoding ubiquitin-conjugating enzyme E2 Z, producing MAESPAAEEAAPAAAAVLTAGSGGAAPPGAAGTPGVFIPAELWAAAGFGAAAPGTGPGSGGAGAPIAAAAAAAGAALLTHSAFWDPTVSGDWDSERPSPACLLRIKRDIMSIYKEPPPGMFVVPDPHDMTKIHALITGPFDTPYEGGFFLFLFRCPPDYPIHPPRVKLMTTGNNTVRFNPNFYRNGKVCLSILGTWTGPAWSPAQSISSVLISIQSLMTENPYHNEPGFEQERHPGDSKNYNECIRHETIRVAVCDMLEGKCPCPEPLRGVMEKSFMEYYDFYEGVCKERLYLQGQTMQDPFGEKRGHFDYQSLLVRLQGIRQKVQEKHQQENTEIDSESSSSETETDTQGCSKA from the exons ATGGCGGAGAGCCCGGCGGCCGAGGAGGCGGCCCCGGCGGCGGCCGCGGTGCTGACGGCGGGCAGCGGAGGCGCAGCCCCGCCCGGCGCCGCGGGGACCCCCGGCGTCTTCATCCCCGCCGAACTGTGGGCGGCGGCGGGCTTCGGCGCCGCCGCCCCCGGTACCGGCCCGGGCAGCGGCGGCGCGGGGGCCCCGATcgcggcggcggcagcggcggcggggGCCGCGCTGCTCACGCACTCCGCCTTCTGGGACCCCACGGTCAGCGGCGACTGGGACAGCGAGCGGCCCAGCCCCGCCTGCCTCCTGCGCATCAAACG GGATATCATGTCCATTTACAAGGAACCGCCCCCGGGAATGTTCGTTGTGCCTGATCCCCACGACATGACCAAG attcATGCATTGATCACAGGCCCATTTGACACGCCTTATGAAGGGGGTTTCTTCTTGTTCCTGTTTCGCTGTCCTCCAGATTATCCCATCCACCCACCAAGGGTCAAACTGATGACAACGGGAAATAACACAGTGAGGTTTAACCCCAACTTCTACCGCAATGGGAAAGTCTGCCTGAGTATCCTGGG CACCTGGACCGGGCCGGCATGGAGCCCCGCACAGAGCATCTCCTCAGTCCTCATCTCCATCCAGTCCCTGATGACTGAGAACCCGTACCACAACGAACCTGGCTTCGAGCAG GAGAGGCACCCCGGGGACAGCAAGAACTATAATGAGTGCATTCGGCACGAGACCATCCGGGTGGCAGTGTGCGACATGCTGGAAGGAAAGTGTCCCTGTCCTGAGCCATTACG GGGTGTAATGGAGAAATCCTTCATGGAATACTACGACTTCTATGAAGGGGTGTGTAAAGAGAGACTTTATCTCCAAGGACAGACGATGCAG GATCCTTTTGGTGAAAAGCGAGGCCACTTTGATTATCAATCCCTATTAGTGCGTTTGCAAGGAATCCGGCAGAAGGTGCAAGAGAAACACCAGCAGGAGAACACAGAAATAGACTCTGAGAGCAGCTCCTCCgagacagagacagacactCAGGGCTGCTCTAAAGCTTAG